From the genome of Streptococcus oralis:
ATAATCTTTTGATTCTATTGGCTTTAACTGGAGTTGGAGTTTTTATGATGGGATTACCACTGCCAACTTTTCTCTCCTTTTCTGGAAATTTAGTTTGTGAACTGTTTATGACGATTTTTAATATTCACTTTTTTACTCAGGTTCAAACCAAGGTTGAGGGGGAATACTTGGGAAGAGTACTAAGCACCATTTTTACCTTAGCCATCCTATTTATGCCGATTGCAAAAGGCTTTATGACGGTGCTACCAAGTGTCCATCTTTCTTCTTTTCTGATAATTGGAAGCGGTGTTATCATCCTGTCTTGTTTATCCCTCGTTTATGTGCGAAGTTATTTTAAAAAAGAGTTATAATTTCTCTTTTTTAGAAAATATTTCATTACGAATCATTTTTCAGTCCTTCTCTATTGTGAGGAGGGCTTGCTTTGTGGTAAAATGGGATTATGAATGAAAGAATGAATGAGTTAGTTGCCTTACTCAACCGCTATGCGACCGAGTACTATACGAGTGACAATCCCTCGGTTTCAGATAGCGAGTATGATCGTCTCTACCGAGAGTTGGTTGAGTTGGAAGCCGCCTATCCAGATCAAGTTTTAGCGGATAGTCCAACTCATCGTGTTGGTGGTAAGGTTTTAGATGGTTTTGAAAAATACAGTCATCAGTATCCTCTATACAGTTTGCAGGATGCTTTTTCACGTGAAGAGTTAGAAGCTTTTGATGCGCGTGTGCGAAAGGAATTACCCCAACCGACCTATATTTGTGAGCTGAAAATCGATGGTTTGTCTATCTCGCTTACGTATGAAAAGGGGATTTTGGTTGTTGGTGCCACACGTGGGGATGGTTCTGTTGGTGAAAATATCACCGAAAACCTCAAGCGTGTCAAGGACATTCCTTTGACCTTGCCCGAAGAACTAGATATCACCGTTCGTGGAGAGTGTTACATGCCACGCGCTTCCTTTGATCAGGTCAACCAAGCCCGCCAAGAAAATGGGGAGCCTGAATTTGCTAATCCTCGTAACGCAGCTGCAGGCACCTTGCGTCAGTTGGATACAGCAGTAGTGGCCAAGCGTAATCTTGCTACTTTCCTCTATCAAGAAGCCAGCCCTTCAACTCGTGATAGTCAAGAAAAGGTCTTGGAGCATCTTGAACAGCTTGGTTTTGTAGTTAATCCTAAACGAATATTGGCTCAAAGTATAGATGAGGTATGGGATTTTATCCAAGAAGTAGGACAAGAACGGGAGAAACTGCCTTACGATATCGATGGGGTGGTCATCAAGGTTAACGACCTAGCAGGTCAAGAAGAACTCGGTTTTACCGTTAAAGCACCTAAGTGGGCAGTAGCTTATAAATTTCCTGCTGAGGAAAAAGAAGCTCAACTCCTTTCAGTTGACTGGACAGTAGGTCGTACGGGTGTTGTGACCCCGACTGCCAATCTAACACCTGTTCAGCTTGCTGGCACAACTGTTAGCCGTGCAACTCTTCACAACGTAGATTATATTGCTGAAAAGGATATCCGCAAAGATGATACGGTTATCGTTTATAAGGCTGGAGATATCATCCCTGCTGTTCTGCGTGTGGTAGAGTCTAAACGTGTTTCTGAAGAAAAACTAGATATTCCGACTAACTGTCCGAGCTGTGACAGTCAGTTGCTTCATTTTGAAGATGAAGTGGCTCTTCGTTGTATCAATCCACGCTGTCCTGCCCAAATCATGGAAGGTTTGATTCACTTTGCCTCTCGAGATGCTATGAATATTACGGGTCTTGGTCCATCTATCGTCGAAAAGCTTTTTGCTGCTAATCTGGTTAAGGATGTGGCAGATATTTACCGTTTGAAAGAAAACGATTTCCTTCTTTTAGAAGGCGTCAAGGAAAAGTCTGCTTCTAAACTATATCAGGCCATTCAAGCATCCAAGGAAAACTCTGCTGAAAAACTCTTGTTTGGTCTGGGAATTCGCCATGTCGGAAGTAAGGCTAGCCAACTCTTGCTCCAACATTTCCACTCTATTGAAAATCTAGCCCAAGCAGATCCTGAGGAAGTAGCAAGTATCGAGAGCTTGGGTAGTGTGATTGCCCAAAGCCTTCAGACTTATTTTGCTACAGAAGGATCGAAGATTCTTTTAGACGAGTTGAAAGAAGCTGGAGTTAATCTGGACTACAAAGGGCAGACAGTAGTAGCAGATGCAGCCTTGTCAGGTTTGACAGTTGTATTAACAGGAAAATTGGAACGTCTCACACGTTCTGAAGCCAAAAATAAACTCGAAATCCTTGGTGCTAAAGTTACAGGCAGTGTATCTAAGAAAACGAATCTTGTCGTAGCAGGAGCAGATGCAGGAAGCAAGCTCCAAAAAGCACAAGAACTTGGTATCGAAGTTCGAGATGAAGCTTGGCTAGAAAGTTTGTAAAGAATAGTTGAAAACTAGATGTTAGATAGTCTGAAACTATCTCTCCTGATGTGTTTTTATATCTATTAATGCTATTCTCTATTGTGCTGAAATTCCCGCTAAATTCTTCAGCACTACATAAAAAAATTGAAATTAGGAATTAGGAAAAGAAATGTATAGATACCCAGTAGTCATCCATTTTCACCGAAAAAATGGGGATTATGATGCTTGTTCATTCAGTAGAAAACAGGCAGATGTTAAAGAAAATTTGTATTATGAAAATGACTATTTTGGAGCAAAATTCTCCTTTACAGTTACAAGTGCAGAAAGGCTCGATACTCTGACCTTTTCTGTCGAAATAGATGGAAAGACAAAAGATTATCTCCTACGGTTTAACTATTATCCACTGTTGACTGAGGTTTGGATTTTGGATGGTGATGAGACGGTTTATTATTCTGAAAATCCAGCCATTGCAAGTTCTTGCTATAAAGATCGAAACCCGTTTGCTTTTGATAAAGCCTTTCACAGTGAAAGTTTTGATCACCATTGGGGATACCAAGGAGAGTTGGGGTATAGTATCTCTGACTACCAGACAAGCTTTAAACTCTGGGCTCCAACCGCTACAGCAGTCCAAGTGGTCGTTTATGAAAATACAAGTAACGACGCGCCGATTTGGAAAACCTTTAATCTTGAGCGTGGGAATAGCTATTCATACAGTCATAAGTACAATACCATTGGTGTTTGGAGTGTAGATTTAGACGAAAATCTTGCAGGTAAAGCTTATCAGTATCAGATTGAGTTTCCACACCATCAGACTTTGACACGAGATCCTTACACTATTGCTACAAGCCCTGACGGGAAACGTTCCGTCATTCTCTCTCAGCAAGATAGACAGGTAGAAGGATTTAAAGTCAAACATGGGACAGATGCTCCTTGGCGTTTGGAAAACCCATGTAAAGCCGTTATCTGTGAGATGCACATTCGTGATTTTACAAAATCGCCGACATCTGGAGTTCCAGAAAACCTTCGAGGAACCTTCCTTGGGGCTACCCATACTGGAACGGTTAACCAGTATGGTCAAGCAACAGCCTTTGACTATATCAAAGAACTCGGCTGTAATTATGTTCAGCTCCAACCAATCTTTGATCGTCATAAGGAATACGACGAGGAAGGAAATGTAACCTATAACTGGGGTTATGACCCTCAAAACTACAATGCGCCAGAACCAAGTTTCTCTAGCAATCTAGATGATCCTGGACAGGTTATTCGAGACCTTAAGACCATGATTCAGGCATATCATGATGCGGGAATCGGTGTCATTATGGATGTCGTTTACAACCATACCTTCTCAACGGTCGATGCACCTTTCCAAACAACTGTTCCCGATTATTACTATCGTATGAATCCAGATGGAACCTTCCAAAACGGAACAGGTGTTGGAAATGAAACCGCAAGCGAACACGAAATGTACCGCAAGTATATGATTGACTCACTCCTTTATTGGGTGAAAGAATACAATATTGACGGTTTCCGTTTTGACTTGATGGGAATTCATGATGTCAAAACCATGCAGGCGATTCGTTGGGCACTTGATGAAGTTGATCCACGTATTATCACTTACGGAGAAGGTTGGGATATGGGGACTGGTCTTGCACCTTATGACAAGGCCAAGAAGGACAATGCCTACCAGATGCCAAATATTGGATTCTTCAACGATGATCAGCGTGATGCCATCAAAGGAGGAGAAGTTTATGGCTCAATCAAGGCAGGATTTGTTAGCGGTGCAGCTACAGAACCAATTGTAGCCAAAGCTATTCTTGGTAGCCGAGAGTTGGGCTCATATCTTAGTCCAAACCAAGTTCTTAACTATGTGGAGGCCCATGATAATTACAATTTGCAT
Proteins encoded in this window:
- the ligA gene encoding NAD-dependent DNA ligase LigA, with product MNERMNELVALLNRYATEYYTSDNPSVSDSEYDRLYRELVELEAAYPDQVLADSPTHRVGGKVLDGFEKYSHQYPLYSLQDAFSREELEAFDARVRKELPQPTYICELKIDGLSISLTYEKGILVVGATRGDGSVGENITENLKRVKDIPLTLPEELDITVRGECYMPRASFDQVNQARQENGEPEFANPRNAAAGTLRQLDTAVVAKRNLATFLYQEASPSTRDSQEKVLEHLEQLGFVVNPKRILAQSIDEVWDFIQEVGQEREKLPYDIDGVVIKVNDLAGQEELGFTVKAPKWAVAYKFPAEEKEAQLLSVDWTVGRTGVVTPTANLTPVQLAGTTVSRATLHNVDYIAEKDIRKDDTVIVYKAGDIIPAVLRVVESKRVSEEKLDIPTNCPSCDSQLLHFEDEVALRCINPRCPAQIMEGLIHFASRDAMNITGLGPSIVEKLFAANLVKDVADIYRLKENDFLLLEGVKEKSASKLYQAIQASKENSAEKLLFGLGIRHVGSKASQLLLQHFHSIENLAQADPEEVASIESLGSVIAQSLQTYFATEGSKILLDELKEAGVNLDYKGQTVVADAALSGLTVVLTGKLERLTRSEAKNKLEILGAKVTGSVSKKTNLVVAGADAGSKLQKAQELGIEVRDEAWLESL
- the pulA gene encoding type I pullulanase, whose protein sequence is MYRYPVVIHFHRKNGDYDACSFSRKQADVKENLYYENDYFGAKFSFTVTSAERLDTLTFSVEIDGKTKDYLLRFNYYPLLTEVWILDGDETVYYSENPAIASSCYKDRNPFAFDKAFHSESFDHHWGYQGELGYSISDYQTSFKLWAPTATAVQVVVYENTSNDAPIWKTFNLERGNSYSYSHKYNTIGVWSVDLDENLAGKAYQYQIEFPHHQTLTRDPYTIATSPDGKRSVILSQQDRQVEGFKVKHGTDAPWRLENPCKAVICEMHIRDFTKSPTSGVPENLRGTFLGATHTGTVNQYGQATAFDYIKELGCNYVQLQPIFDRHKEYDEEGNVTYNWGYDPQNYNAPEPSFSSNLDDPGQVIRDLKTMIQAYHDAGIGVIMDVVYNHTFSTVDAPFQTTVPDYYYRMNPDGTFQNGTGVGNETASEHEMYRKYMIDSLLYWVKEYNIDGFRFDLMGIHDVKTMQAIRWALDEVDPRIITYGEGWDMGTGLAPYDKAKKDNAYQMPNIGFFNDDQRDAIKGGEVYGSIKAGFVSGAATEPIVAKAILGSRELGSYLSPNQVLNYVEAHDNYNLHDLLVTLHPDHSSDKIMRQVETATAMSILMQGMSFIELGQEFGRTKLLATGENGELTAADRERAMNSYNAPDSVNQVNWDLINERQESIDFIRQIIRLKTQTRAFSYPTYEEVYRHVFVHTAAENSGWIVYEIHGGSEHLLVVFNAKGTSFYFENAGNLEMLVTNSHSKESNVIDDISVAVLKVLS